DNA from Athene noctua chromosome Z, bAthNoc1.hap1.1, whole genome shotgun sequence:
TCAAAAATATAAACCAGGAATTGAATATTTTACCCAAGTTCTTACATGTAGTCTAATGCAACATATTCTTGCACTCAGGAAAGTTGAGAAACTTGAAAAAGCCACTCTGTAGTCTATAGAATAAGCTATAACATACAAATTGAGATTCCTTTACGAGCCTCTTCAGTGaattacttcaaaatatttacagtgaattcttgttttatttcattgcttcaATTCTATACACTAAATCTGCAATtaacagtatttgaaaataaacccAGTTCCCAAGTTCACTATACTTTTCATTTCTACACgtatgcatttaaaatacatgaaagttAGACTAATAATAGCAAAATAGACCTGCAAATGATTTAAAGTCAGGATTTATGAACAGCAACaccttttcattattttgccaTGACTACTTTCCATATGTGGTAGTTACTATACAATGATTAATACACACATCAATTTACAGTGTTCACAAATATAAGACTTGCTACATGAAAGTGTGAAAAATGTAGAAGCCTCTCATAATTTAAAAGCTACTCTACACATGCttgttttatttgttaaaaatcaTTCCCCCCAATTTTCATGATATTTACTGATGAAACCAAGGACCAAGTTATTTTGACTGCTCAGAACTCATTTTCAGACAGAAAGTCTTGATTTACtatgggaagaggggaaaaaatggtacatttcagttgttttcttgCACATAAACAAGACTAAATTTTGCTCCAAAGTATTTAATCCAACAGAGACTTTAAATGAAGGACATCAGTGCTAAATAGTAAGTAAATACATCTTTGATCTAACAAAAGAGAAACTCTAGAAATAGCcaattattttttaagctttccaTACACTTTGAACACTGATACTACATACATTTGTAAGATTATTCTACTCTTATACAAAGTAGCAGAGTAAAACTAAACCCTGAAGTTATGAGTGGAATCAACTAAAAATGGCACTTACACATGCATATATCAGTTTCTAATTTGCTTTATTCACACCCTTTAGTTACTGTAAGCCTTGCAAACAAACTGCAAGACAGCCAAATCTGCATTCTGTGCAACTTTGCCCAAACCcgagtttttgttatttttgtacaAAGCAAAGGATTCTTCTTCATCATCTTCTGTCACACTGTAGCAAAGAAGTCTTCTATGTAAATTATGACATTTATGTCTACTTAAGTTACTTCTACAGTTTCTATTTTGCTCATGGCTCCATTAAGTGaagttgaaaacattttttagaagACCAGCAAGCCCTTCAGTATTCTACTTGCAAGTTCCTacaattatgaaaataaattcctttgACTGGCTAAGAGTCCAAATTAAATGTCAGATCTGATGTTTATAAAGCAAATATTAATAATTCATATCCATTTCTTAAGCCAGTTAAACTGGTAAGAGGAAAGGTAAATCCTCACTCCAACCACATTTGAAATCTGATTCCCTTCTGTGTGACTGCATATTATATATTCAATTCACATCTATAATTTTAAACAGTACTTTAATTACACTTAGGAACCTATatccccatttttaaaacaagttttttaaacaataattaAGTTAGTAAGTCAATCACATCCACTGTGCTAAATCCACACCTGAACAGATTAAGAAACGTTTTGAAGCAGTGTTGAGTAAATAATTTTGGTAAGCTGTAAAACTGCCACATGCAAGGTATACTGTACTATAACAGCTCCAAATCCTTTATAAAAACCTAGCATTCCTTCTTCCCGTTTTATAGTATTTATGCAGTCTCTCATTCCCTCATACTGAGTATTGATCGGAAGCACTTCATAGCCAAGGTCTGTGTTGTCAATTATTGTGCGTGTCCCCTGAATATGAAGGCGGTGTAAAACGGTCTCCAGTGGGTAAAGCATGACATCAGCACAAAGGCTAGCAGCAAAGCTAGCAATGAGTTCTGGAAAATACGCGTCCAGCATGCTCTGCACAGAAGTGGAGCTCTCAGTTGGAAGGTTGTGAGAATTATCCCTTTTCAGAACAAATAAAACAAGCTTCTGGATGATGGAACTGATGATGTAGTGAAGGACTCCATGTAGAGCAGTTGGAAAAGTCAAGACCATCAGAGGAAGGAGACGCTTGCTATGGGGTACTCCCATGCCTACAACTCTGCCGATTCCTTCTTTCACACAGTCCAGGATGCCAGGATTATCTCGAATTATTTCGCTCTACAAGCACAAAGGAATAGTTACAAATCGTGCTGTCTATTTCATAACCCTGCTGACATCCACTGACTCTATCACTACTGAACTTTATAAGAGTTAAACATTTGCATGCTATCATACAGCTATATTGATATAAATTCTTTGCTCTAACACTCTTCATAGCATTCAAgtaaacttgcttttaaaaaaacgAACCCATCTGAAAGAGTCATTATTTAATGTACATTCCAGTTTTCTGTGTTACTTCCAAAGAAATTCTGCTTTCAGACTACTGCTGGAAGTATCAGTTGACAAAACAGTCATGTACTGAAAATGACTACTTCTGAAGTAAAATGCCAGGAAGTATTTACCTAATTTAAAAGTTCTTTTCTTTACAgtcttttcctttaaaaggaCTGTAACTCTAGTCTTTGAACTTGAATATGCATAATAAAGACTTCCATAACTTGCATTGAAAGATCaattttttaatatgaatttaatAAGTTCAGCTCTGAACATTTCCGTTTCATTATCTGCATCTAAAATAGCTCTCTTTACCCCTGCTGTCTCTTAGAAAAGAGATATTTTGTTCATGTAGTGAAAATAAAGAATTCACTCAGTAATTATTTACTCTGTTATACTCCACCTCCGACTGTAAGATTAACCTAAAGACGTTTCCCCTTCTAACGCTTATACAAACTCAGGATTTGGGAGTTCTCCTCAATGCCCAAGTCTCTGAGTCCATGCTGGTTGTGTCCTGACTTCATGCCAGGATAAACCACCAAAACGTTCCTCAGTATTCTGGGGAACGACTTACACCTGCAAAGTCTTAATGATCAGTCTGtgcagaagaaaaatcagttcaaatACTTCAGAACATAATGTTGTTCCAGGTTTTAAATCCAGATTAAGCATTATAATCCCTACTGACTCATCTTCTCTCCCCTACTATTATAGTCACTGCACTTCAAAACTGTGCTTGCTTTTGTCAAACACGCCACCATGTGGTTTGAAACGTTAAAGACAAACAGTAATACGACAGCTACAAATTTCTACTATTTGCAATTATTTTGATGAAATACATTTACTTGGAGAAGTGTGTCAAACTAATACTGTTGAACAGTATGGTTTATCAGAATTAAGACAATCAAAGTTAATATAAACCTGTTGGTAATAAATCCCACAACCTAACTTTTATAGTTTGTTACTGGTCATTGTCCTCCTGCAGCAAAGGAATATAATGTAAACTTGGTAAGTCAAGTTGCCTCCCTGCACTGATTAATACAGCATAAATAATATCTGCACAAATGCTATCATTACCTCTGTTGTGTTTCTAATAAGAAAGCCCATGAAGATGTTTCCAGAAActggaaaatacatttcatacaGTATATACACACTTATTCAGTAAAATACTTGCAGACAGCTGCTTTACAGAGATTGTCGCCTCTCTATAAGACTGAGGGAgatgctggtttgggttttttattgcttCGGTATTAAACTGCTTTATAGTAAATAATTATTACTTATTTTGCAAACAATctaaattgtgttttcttttatcatttaTTGGTGTCCAACAACACAGATAATATCCTTTCAGACAAAATACAACCAGTAAGATACGTGAATAAAACATTCCATTATGTGGCCTGCTATGAACTCAAAAAACACAGATAGTGTTCTACTACTGTTTCTAGTTTCAGGGTTACGGCACAGTCAGGGTAAACCTGTTCCCCAGGACAAAAGTTTCCTCAGTCAGCTTTCCAGTGTAAGACCAGTTAAATCTTCCCAAGGGATCCACGAACTcagtgacctgctcagcctggatTTATGgaacattattttcaaaacaattcGACAAGAGGAAGAGGCTTTCTTAAATACAGAGCAACTTTAGAGAATATGAGTTTGTTTGGGGGAGTCCATCTACACACTCGCATGTACAGATGTTTATTTTCATCTGTCCTATTAGTCCATAATGTGGTCAGTTCAGACAGAACAGCCTTCCTAGTACCTTCTGGCTCCTTTAAATTTGTATCCTCTGCACAGAGCAGAATCCTATCCCTTAAGAGCACCTGCTTTTGAAGTACATGCTGAAACTAAGAAACTGTACAAGTCAGCCTTGTTTGCCTCTTCTCCACAGAAAAAGTGTGATTTTGTAGACTAGCAGTTGAACTGTAGGTTTAAACAGCTGGATCTAAATCAGTCTTGACAGTACTTACAATTTGTCTATGCTGTGGATGAAATTTATCATTCTGATGACCGAATGAGCGTGTCTATCCTGCACCACCCTCCACATGAGAGCTCACTTTACAGTAAGAGTTCCATTAACTGCACAAAGATACTATCATGTTAATTAAGAGCAACTCATTATAGAGAGTGAGCTGGAAGAATTAACCTGGAGCACTTCTGCATAGCTAAACCCTATCTCTTTCTACAGAAAGAGATGCAACAACTCACTGAAAGGCAATCTGCAATACAGTGTATGGGTTACTCTGTACAGTTACAGAACAAGTAAAGGTGTATCCTGAGTCCagatatttacttatttttatggCTAAGGAAGAACTACAcaaaaatttaaatgcaaaaagtTGACTGAATGAAAGCAGTCCTGAAATAGTAGAGTTTggtattttagtaaaaaaaagctgaataaatGGAAAAAGCTTTATAGTTGTCACAGGGGAATGAGTCACTGCAACAACTTGCCTAGAAAGTCTTTTAAAATTGTCACATGAGAAAAACTTCTTTATGGTTTATCTGCTAGAACATACAGGTGTAACTTGTCCTTATTTCACAGCCAATATATTCCAACTACCTGTATTAAATCTCCTTTCTTATTCTAGCTTTAGACAAGATAGTACAATTAATATATCCATCATATTAGCTGAGATGAAGTATTTACAGTCATATAGCTTCAAGCAAAACAAATACAACTACTGCAACGTAAACCCGAATCCAAAGCCAAAGACTCACTTCTCCACATAATCTAACCTATAAAGAGCATAACAGTATCTTTTAAACTGTTGTAAATATATGTAAGTTACCTGCACAGTTTCAATCAGGCTCGCAGAATAAAAAGGCATTGCTATCACATGTGTTAAACTGTAGAAATTAACAAGATAAGAATTAAGGTCATGACAATACTACAATTTTAGCCAAATATGCATCTGAAAATTGATAAAGTTATCTACCAAGTCATGTCTGAGAGAAAATTAACAAACTATAACTCAATTATTAAAACGCACATCAACATGTGGATATAAACTTCAATCTGAAgttgttaaattttatttctctgtgacCAGACTGAATCAGGTCTCTCAGATATCGTAATTACTAAAAGAATCTGATCTTTTAAATTAGTCAGGTTCCATACAGACACAGGGGTCTAGTAAGAGAAAATCTGTGAAACTGCTGTATTGCAATCAAGATTgttcaaaaaaaatcaaaacttgaaaattattattattattagcaccCTGTCAAGTAACCGTAGCTGCAGATTAAACTAATGTACATTTAGTAGTTTTATTAATGTTTAGATAATAAGACACAAGGTAATTTCACATGCTCTACCTACCCTTTGAGTAGAAGGTGTCCACCTATCTGCTTGAGGTTCCATTTATGCGAAATCTCCCTACAAAGAAAAGTATTTACCTTACtatgtgtgctgggtttgtgtggcagggtttttggtagtgggggagagggctacagcagtggcccccatgagaagcttctggaaaacTCCCTTAGCTTCAAGTAGGACCTGCCTCTGGTCAAGGCTGAGCCAATCAGAGACAgtacctctgtgataacgtatttaagaatgGGAACTTGAAAGGATATTGGGACCTGTGAGGAGGCATTAcaaggacacctatgcaaacaccgaggtcagtggaaggaacaAGGGAGGTAGGTGTACCAGCACAGAAAGCCCCCTGTATCCCGTGGCGAGATGacagggctgcccccctgccacccacggaggtcaccagaggagcagagattcacctgcagcctgtggaggacccccagggctctgtgggaaggagcagcccccgctgttgtagttcagtgatGGGAGGATGCAATACGTGGAGGTGACCCGCACtggagcatctcgagaagaatgcatcccgtggggaggagtcacagcagagagagtttgtggaggactgtctccagtgagagggacaccacatggagcaggggaagaatgcaaaaGTGTGTTTCCCCCctaccttggaggaagaagcagtggactgcctgcaccccccatcccctgcccctgtgctgctgggggaggacAGAGAGatactgggaacaaaactgagcctgtcaagaagggaggggtgggtgggaggaggtgttttcaagatatggtaatgcttcactgtcccattctgtccgTTAAGTGCCGTTGTTGTTAATGTTTGATtcaaagtgatgttcttgtttccttcccctaaCACACCTGCCTTGCTTGTGACCACAATGGGTGAGCTACCTCTCcatgtccttatctccattcttgagccttttgattaattttctccttcccagcactggtaggtgggaagggtgagtgagtggcatggtgctcagttgccttctgggctcaaaccatgacaccatGGATTAAGAACACACTACTCTCAAGCATTTCTTAGATGGGTGTCAACATCCAGTTTTTGTATTGGTGTTCCACTATCGGTTTATGTTGCAGGATCTCCCACAGTGGAAAGACATCAGCGACACATTTAATAAATCATGcttaacttttaaaagttattgGGCCTGTTAGATATCCTATAGAAAAGCTTTCAATTATTAGTACGGTTTCTGCAGCTCTCACAGCTTCTGGCTTTagtgttttgcatttattttgcctCCTTATGTACTCCTAAAGCCATTCTCAGgaaatattgaattattttaaaatctcagtagTGTTCCTTTACCAACATACattatgttttggtttggttatgctttttctgttctttgagaTTATGTTTAcccagttgtcttttttttcctgaaaactaaaTCGCATTCTGACAGTGTTAGACAAATCAAGCACAACAGCTTAGACTAATAGCTGCTTAGTAATTCTGTAAAGACTTAAGTCAAATCTTTAGCATATCCtggtaaaacaaaagaaaacccctGAGTTTAATACAAAGGTGACTctaaaaaaatccctttaaagTAGTATTTTCTAGTTACACACTTCAAAATACAAGCAGTAAATGTTAACTAAACTTCACttgacagaaaatgcaatcccaCCTAGCTTAAGATAACAAATACCAAATGTATTTACCATACATTTGGTAAATAGCTATGAGGTAAAGatatttctgtctgaaatgctggaCACACTagtctatgcatttttaatatcaAGGTATAAAGTGTTCAGCTTCAATTCTTGTCCAGGAATTACCCATACTGCCTGTAGTTAAAACAATAACTCTAACTCAAGACAGGAAACTCTTTACTCTTTCTGAAGAATTGTGTGCTACTAGTAGCTGTCACTTTCCTGTATGTCAGTCACTAAAGAGGAAGGGAAGATCAATTATCATTATGTATTTCAGACACTTGGATTACATCCACTGAGCCATAATACTTAAAAGATGTGGAAAATGAAACCAGTCAAACAAATGTGTGAAAGCCTCATTCTGTCAATCCACTAGGTATAACTATTCCTGCAGTGGAAGAACAATTACAGAATGAGTTTGTCTAGTACAGAATCACATTTAACTCACCACAAAAATGTTAACACCCATTTCTGGGCCCCTCTCCTAAAACAGAGAGATTCTTTTATTGTATTATGATAGAGTTGGAATTCACATCTGACTTCCTTGTGTCATCTGGAGCTTGATAATGTAGTTAAATAGCCTTCTAAACCAGATTTGCTGGTACTGTCTGCTATAAGCAATAACCTTCACCTCCCTGTGATAGCCCAAACATGCATGCTACCATTAAAAAGGAAGTAAAAGCATCCAGTAGAAAACAGCACGTATGTACACATACAAGAGAACCATTTTACCCAGATCACTTCCCCAATACAGCTCATTTTGTGACTGTGCATATACTGTGTTGGTACTAGCACTGAGGGAGGAATGAGCAGGTACTAGCAGAAAGGCTGGCTTCTCATGGCAGCATCACCAGCTCACTTTTCAAACTTCTGAACAACTGGTCCACAA
Protein-coding regions in this window:
- the SLC25A46 gene encoding mitochondrial outer membrane protein SLC25A46 isoform X5, translated to MHPRRPEGFDGLGYRGGGREEPGPGARPFSSAAELGHWVTSPPDIPGSRNLHWGEKTPPYGAGTPQGGAGLNEEPNLGAGGPGAEQLNRFAGFGIGLASLFTENVLAHPCIVLRRQCQVNYHARNYHLTPFTIVNIMYSINKTQGPRALWKGMGSTFIVQGITLGTEGIISEFTPLPSLTHVIAMPFYSASLIETVQSEIIRDNPGILDCVKEGIGRVVGMGVPHSKRLLPLMVLTFPTALHGVLHYIISSIIQKLVLFVLKRDNSHNLPTESSTSVQSMLDAYFPELIASFAASLCADVMLYPLETVLHRLHIQGTRTIIDNTDLGYEVLPINTQYEGMRDCINTIKREEGMLGFYKGFGAVIVQYTLHVAVLQLTKIIYSTLLQNVS
- the SLC25A46 gene encoding mitochondrial outer membrane protein SLC25A46 isoform X1, translating into MHPRRPEGFDGLGYRGGGREEPGPGARPFSSAAELGHWVTSPPDIPGSRNLHWGEKTPPYGAGTPQGGAGLNEEPNLGAGGPGAEQLNRFAGFGIGLASLFTENVLAHPCIVLRRQCQVNYHARNYHLTPFTIVNIMYSINKTQGPRALWKGMGSTFIVQGITLGTEGIISEFTPLPREISHKWNLKQIGGHLLLKGLTHVIAMPFYSASLIETVQSEIIRDNPGILDCVKEGIGRVVGMGVPHSKRLLPLMVLTFPTALHGVLHYIISSIIQKLVLFVLKRDNSHNLPTESSTSVQSMLDAYFPELIASFAASLCADVMLYPLETVLHRLHIQGTRTIIDNTDLGYEVLPINTQYEGMRDCINTIKREEGMLGFYKGFGAVIVQYTLHVAVLQLTKIIYSTLLQNVS
- the SLC25A46 gene encoding mitochondrial outer membrane protein SLC25A46 isoform X4 yields the protein MHPRRPEGFDGLGYRGGGREEPGPGARPFSSAAELGHWVTSPPDIPGSRNLHWGEKTPPYGAGTPQGGAGLNEEPNLGAGEQLNRFAGFGIGLASLFTENVLAHPCIVLRRQCQVNYHARNYHLTPFTIVNIMYSINKTQGPRALWKGMGSTFIVQGITLGTEGIISEFTPLPREISHKWNLKQIGGHLLLKGLTHVIAMPFYSASLIETVQSEIIRDNPGILDCVKEGIGRVVGMGVPHSKRLLPLMVLTFPTALHGVLHYIISSIIQKLVLFVLKRDNSHNLPTESSTSVQSMLDAYFPELIASFAASLCADVMLYPLETVLHRLHIQGTRTIIDNTDLGYEVLPINTQYEGMRDCINTIKREEGMLGFYKGFGAVIVQYTLHVAVLQLTKIIYSTLLQNVS
- the SLC25A46 gene encoding mitochondrial outer membrane protein SLC25A46 isoform X2; protein product: MHPRRPEGFDGLGYRGGGREEPGPGARPFSSAAELGHWVTSPPDIPGSRNLHWGEKTPPYGAGTPQGGAGLNEEPNLGAGGPGAGKGAPGPQLNRFAGFGIGLASLFTENVLAHPCIVLRRQCQVNYHARNYHLTPFTIVNIMYSINKTQGPRALWKGMGSTFIVQGITLGTEGIISEFTPLPREISHKWNLKQIGGHLLLKGLTHVIAMPFYSASLIETVQSEIIRDNPGILDCVKEGIGRVVGMGVPHSKRLLPLMVLTFPTALHGVLHYIISSIIQKLVLFVLKRDNSHNLPTESSTSVQSMLDAYFPELIASFAASLCADVMLYPLETVLHRLHIQGTRTIIDNTDLGYEVLPINTQYEGMRDCINTIKREEGMLGFYKGFGAVIVQYTLHVAVLQLTKIIYSTLLQNVS
- the SLC25A46 gene encoding mitochondrial outer membrane protein SLC25A46 isoform X3, with protein sequence MHPRRPEGFDGLGYRGGGREEPGPGARPFSSAAELGHWVTSPPDIPGSRNLHWGEKTPPYGAGTPQGGAGLNEEPNLGAGGPEQLNRFAGFGIGLASLFTENVLAHPCIVLRRQCQVNYHARNYHLTPFTIVNIMYSINKTQGPRALWKGMGSTFIVQGITLGTEGIISEFTPLPREISHKWNLKQIGGHLLLKGLTHVIAMPFYSASLIETVQSEIIRDNPGILDCVKEGIGRVVGMGVPHSKRLLPLMVLTFPTALHGVLHYIISSIIQKLVLFVLKRDNSHNLPTESSTSVQSMLDAYFPELIASFAASLCADVMLYPLETVLHRLHIQGTRTIIDNTDLGYEVLPINTQYEGMRDCINTIKREEGMLGFYKGFGAVIVQYTLHVAVLQLTKIIYSTLLQNVS